The Pan troglodytes isolate AG18354 chromosome 19, NHGRI_mPanTro3-v2.0_pri, whole genome shotgun sequence region ACCTTTTGCAGTTGAGAAGGTTGAGGCTGGGAGTGTTAAGTAAAACACACAAGGTTACACAGCTATGAAGTATCCAAGCCAAGATTGTATCCCAGGTCTGTGGGACTCCAAAGCAAGTGCTACATTCTGCTGCTGGGCAATGCGGGGATTACTGTGTGCCTTGAGCTCCCTAAGAGTTCTCAACACCACTTCTTCCTTTTTGACAGGCTCTGGCTGGGCTTTGACCTTCGCTCCGACCCTGGCCTGCCTGTCCTGTTATTTCTCTCGCCGACGATCCCTGGCCACCGGGCTGGCACTGACAGGCGTGGGCCTCTCCTCCTTCACATTTGCCCCCTTTTTCCAGTGGCTGCTCAGCCACTACGCCTGGAGGGGGTCCCTGCTGCTGGTGTCTGCCCTCTCCCTCCACCTGGTGGCCTGTGGTGCTCTCCTCCGCCCACCCTCCCTGGCTGAGGACCCTGCTGTGGGTGGTCCCAGGGCCCAACTCACCTCTCTCCTCcatcatggccccttcctccgtTACACTGTTGCCCTCACCCTGATCAACACTGGCTACTTCATTCCCTACCTCCACCTGGTGTCCCATCTCCAGGACCTGGATTGGGACCCACTACCTGCTGCCTTCCTACTCTCAGTTGCTGCTATTTCTGACCTCGTGGGGCGTGTGGTCTCCGGATGGCTGGGAGATGCAGTCCCAGGGCCTGTGACACGACTCCTGATGCTCTGGACCACCTTGACCGGGGTGTCACTAGCCCTGTTCCCTGTAGCTCAGGCTCCCACAGCCCTGGTGGCTCTGGCTGTGGCCTACGGCTTCACATCAGGGGCTCTGGCCCCACTGGCCTTCTCCGTGCTGCCTGAACTAATAGGGACTAGAAGGATCTACTGTGGCCTGGGACTGTTGCAGATGATAGAGAGCATCGGGGGGCTGCTGGGGCCTCCTCTCTCAGGTAAGTGGAATGGGGTTCCCAGGGGGTGAGGGCTGCCATGTTGCACAACTAGGGGAGGGTACTATTCTCATTACAGTGTATGTGAATATTGCCCTCTGGTGTAGTACAGTACACAGCCTGCGTGGCCAACCATAGCATCCCTGAAATGGATCCATGGGGCAAAGAACTTGGGGCTGGGAAAGTCTGAgtggaaagacaaagagaagctAAGTGGAACCCTTGGCAGGGTGCCTACGGCTTGGGTTTTCAGACGACCTGGCAGAACCTGGCCAGACACAGACGTAGCATTCCAGTGTGCACCCTTTCCTTTGGCCTACTGGGCCCCAAACCAGGTATCTGAGGCACCTGGTCAAAGTTCTGCTGGCTCAGGGTGCCAGAACTTTCAGACCTTTATCTCCTCTTACCCATTAACTGAAGCTTTAGAAAGGCCAcagttggcgggtgcctgtagtcccagctactcaggaggctgaggcaggagaatggcatgaacccgggaggcggagcttgcagtgagctgagatcgcgccactgcacttcagcctgggcgacagagcgagactccgtctcaaaaaaaaaaaaagaaaggccacaGTTGCCAGAAAGAAAGGCACAAGTATGCCTGACTCAATCTGGATCTCCAAATCCCTGCAGGCTGGTTCGGAGGTCCTTTCTGAAGGCGGGGAGGTGGTTGAAATTAACTTTTGAGGCCCTTTTGGGAAACCAGAGTTCTTAAGTTTATCCAACTATTCCATGGGAGTTCCAACTCCTCTGAGATGATAAGTCTTCCCTCCACCCAAAAATGTATCTGAGCCCTCAGCCCCAGCAAATAGATCACTCatgtgtattctttttctctcttggacCTAGGCTACCTCCGGGATGTGACAGGCAACTACACGGCTTCTTTTGTGGTGGCTGGGGCCTTCCTTCTTTCAGGGAGTGGAATTCTCCTCACCCTGCCCCACTTCTTCTGCTTCTCAACTACTACCTCCAGGCCCCAGGACCTTGTAACAGAAGCACTAGATACTAAAGTTCCCCTACCCAAGGAGGGGCTGGAAGAGGACTGAACTCCACAGCGTCAGGCCCAGAAAGCCAAAGCTTGACAGCTCCGGGTCTTCTCTTGCCACATCTTGGTCTCCACAGAACCACAGTGCCTTAAGATTCTTGATCTGCCTCCCCCTAGAGCAGGCCTGGGGCTCCTGCAATGTGTGTGCCAACcctttgtattttgttgaggactctTATTTCTCCGTTACTCTCctaaccttttcttcttttttctttttcccgagacggagtcttgctctgttgcccaggctggagtacagtgatgtgatctcggctcactgcaacctccgcttcccgggttcaagcgattctcctgcctcagcctcccaagtagctgggattacaggcgggagccaccacgcccggctttttttttttttttttttttgtatttttggtagagacagggtttcaccatgttggccaggatggtctcgaactcctgaccttgtgatccaccccccccccgcccctcggccttccaaagtgctgggattacaggcgtgagccaccacacccagcctcccctAACCTTTTCTAAAGGACCCAGGAGTTTTGAAGGATCCGGGAGTTCCTGCTTTACTGAGCTGTGAATCAACTGTGAAAATCAAAGGCCAAGAGACTTATCATGCTTTATATAACATCTCTAGTGTTGCCTCCTGAGTTTCTTCTCTGAAGACACATGTTTGGGAAACGAAACTGTCCCTTTGAGataaaatcaaataagaaaattggaTAATAATCACAACCTCAAAATGAGCTGGGGCCCATATGCTTGGGTTGGCCGAATGGAGTCATGCCTGGAAGTGGAGGAGAGTGTCCAGGAGCTCTGATGACCCAAGGCATTTTAACCCTGGAATCTGCTCTCCAGGCTACCACCACATACCTCCCTCTTCCCCATTATCCCTGTGGCTTAGAAAAGAAattgagggctgggcatggtggctcacgtctgtaatcccaacactttgggaggccgaggcgggtggatcacgaggtcgggagtttgagaccagcctggccaagatggtgaaacccgtctctcctaaaaatacaaaaattagccgggtgtgttggcgtgtgcctgtagttgcagctactgggaaggctgaggcaggagaattgcttgaacccaggaggcggaggttgctgtgagccaagatcgcgccactgcactccagcctgggcgacagagcgagactccatctcaaataaataaaaataaaaaaaagaaggaaagaaaagaaattgagagAATGCTGAGGACACAGGGTATAGATGTGTGAATAGCTTTGATAGAGTTGAAGTCTGGGCCTAGGATTCTTGTATTTCCCTCAGGCCCATAGAAGGAGATTGAAATGCAGGGAAGAGTTAAGTCTGGGAGGTCTGGGAACTAGGGTAAGGGACATGAAGATGCGGCAGATAGCACCCACTAGCAACCCGCCCCAACCCCAGCAACACACTGAAACTGGCTGCCAGACAACTTCGCAAAGATTCCCTGTCACGGCCAGGACTTGGGCAAAGAGAAATGGGTTGGCTGGACAGTCACCCTTCTTCATACCCAGGGCCTTCTGGGATTCTATTCCTTTGAACCAGCCTTTCTGGCTGTCTTAAGTAGAATATTTTCAGGGTCCTAGATTGGTGAACAGTTGGAGGTTTCAGGAAAACCCGATAAAAATTCTTTATTGGGGGAGGGGctcaaacaagaaaataatcaACAAGTGGTGTCCAGAGTAGAGCCAGGGCCTCCTGGGGACAGCAAGACTGCCTGGGGAGCGGGAAGCAGCTCCCCCCTCTCTGGGGGAGGCGTGGCTGGAGGGGAGGCTGGACCACAGGAGGGCAGCGCCCTGGGCAACCCTATGTAGATGAAGCTGCCGGAGAGGATCAAAGAACCAGACAGGAGGAAAGAGGCGGTGAAGTCTCCTGTCTCATCCCTTAGGAAGCCTGAGGAGATGGGTAAGGGCATTTAGAAGCCTCGAACCCCAGGGGCAGAGGATAGTTGTAGGCAGATCTGCGAGCTCAGGTCCTTACCTGACAGGGGAGGGCCCAGGAGCCCCCCGAGGCTCATCAGCATCATCACCAGCCCTGTGGCCTGCACCACACCTCCGACGCCCACCAGCCCGGGGAGTACACCGAAAACCAGCGGGGCGTAACTCCCCGCGCTCAGCCCATAGGCCACAGCCGCGGCCAGCAGTGGACCCCCCCAGCTCTCTTCGCCGCCCACCACGGGCACCAGCCCCACCACCCACAGCCCCAGCCCAGTCAGAGCCCCGAATACGGCCAGCAGCCGCGGGAGGGGCACCCAGCCTTGGTCTGCCAGCCACCCGCAGACCAGCCGGGCGCCCGCATCCCCCATCGCAGCCACGGCCACCACCAGCGCTGCTCCGTATCCCCCCAGGCCCCGGTCTAAAGCGTGGGGAGCCAAGTGCACGTAAGGAACGAAGTACCCGCCCCCAACCAGGGCTGTGCCTAGAGCAAAGATTGAGAAGGCCCGGCGTGTGAAGAGACCGAGGCCGAGGGCAGCTAGGGGACTACGCGGTGGGGCTGGGGGTTCGCCAGGAAGGACCAGGGGTAGCAGCAGGGCGCCACAGGGGGTGAGGTGGAGGGTGATCGCGCCGAGGAGGAGCAGAGCGCCCCGCCAGCCGAAAGTATCGAGGAGAAGCTGCAAGGCGGGCGCCAGGAGCAGCGAGGAGGCCCCGTTGCCGGTGAGCGCCAGCCCCACCGCCAAGACTCGACGGCGGGAGAAGTAACGCGAGAGGGTGCCTAGGGCGGGGGCGAACACCAGGGCCCAACCAAAGCCTGCGAATGAATAGGAGGGGATGGGGGCCGGCACTGGGGACGCCCGCCCCAGCATTCCCAGCCCGGCTCTCCGCACCAGGCCCCCGCCTCCTTCGCTACCCCAGATCCCAACAAGCTCCTGTCACCTCCTTCACCCTGAATGACCGGGGCATCCCACTTCCCTCACCAGCGAGGAGGCCCAGGCCGAGGTAGAGATGCAGCAGACCGCGGGCGAAAGCCGAGAAGACGAAGCCCAGCGAGGCGAGGACGCCCCCAACCATCACCACGGGGCGGGCCCCCCAGCGCGTGCTCAGGGCGCTGCCCACGGGGCCTGAAAGGGGGCGGAGTCAACGGAAGACACGCCCCCGGGCCCCCAAACTCTCTCCAACACTTCTCATTGGCTGTTTGCCTCCCTCGAACTAATGGTTCTTCTCCTTGACCTCAAGATGCACTCTTTTCTAGAGCCGGTTGCCCTTTCTCAGGTTGTCGGGTAATCAGGTGGGTCTCCCATCCCTCCACTCACGGCTCCTCCTCCCCGTTCCTGTCTCCCGCCTCAGGGCCCCCCTCACTGGCTGCCTGCTGCACGGCCAGGGCCAGGGCGCTGATCCACGCAGTGTCCTGGGCGCTTCGGTCAAAGTGCTCGGCAAGGTCAGGGAAGGCAAGGCCCAGCGAGCGCAGCAGCCCGTAGGACAGCCCGTTTATCGCGAAGGCTGCGGCCGCCaccacccagccccagcccccatcCGGGGGTCCGGCGGGCTGGGGGGTCATCGCCGTCTGCGGGGTGGGGAAACATCTATGAGAGAAGCCTCCACGCCTGTGCTTCCGCTGGGGAGCCGGCATCCCTGAGATCCAGCCTCTGGCTGCTCGCCCGGGGTGGGCCCGTCACTCCGAGCGCGATGGCGCGGGGCGGAGGGAGCCGGAGCCTGGCCTAGGGCTGGAACTCCCGGGTCCGCGCGAGATACGGGGACGGGGACAGCCAGATCCCCAGGCCCGAGGTTCCCCGTCCCACGCACACTCCTTCCCCCTTACCCGACCTCTCCGGGCGGTGCGGGGAGGGGAAGGGCGAGGAAGGGCTGGGCCCGgctttctctctgcctcccaggcggGCGGGGGCCCCGAAGGGGAGCGAGGGCAGCGATGGAGCCCAACTTGGACGGGCTCTCTCGGTAAACAGAGATCACCACAGGGGCCCGAGCCACCTGGGACGCGGGGTGTACGGAGGGCGGGGGCGAGCTGAAACAGCCAATCCGCCAAGCCGCGCGTGAGGCCAGACGCCAGTCCCACGGGGATTGAATTATGTACACACACAACCCCCAGGCCCGGCGGGGGGAGCGGCGAGAAATGAATGCGGAGGGGCCCTGCCCTACTCACGCCCATGCACCTGCCGCCTGCTGCGCGCAGGGGAGACACGTGGATTGCAAACCCCAGCGAGCCCAGGGTCCACCGCCAACGCATGGAAATAGGGATGGTCCCCAAAACCTGAGGGGATGAGTAGTTTTGTTCTCAGGAACGTTGCCGAGGACCAGGTAAATCTCGGATATCAATCAGATCACAGACCTCCACCAAGTGCCAGCTCTGTGCTTAGAATAACAGAcccccaggccgggcgcggtgcaagcctgtaatcccagcactttgggaggccgatgtgggtgaatcacctgaggtcaggagttcgaggccagcctgaccaacatggcgaaacaccatatctactaaaaatacaaaaaaaattagccgggcatggtggcgggcgcctgtagtcccagctacttgggaggctgaggcaggggaatcgcttgaacccgggaggcagaagttgcagtgagccaagatcatgccactgcactccagcctgggtgacagagactctgtctcaaaaataaataaataaacaaaaataaaataaataaaataaaataacaggtcCTCAAGGACAGAGGGATGAAACAGGACTCCTTCAATGTGAAGACCTGcagtgtaccaggcactgtttacACATGCTATCACTTCATCTTATGATAACCCTATGAAGAAGgtgtcgctttttttttttttagatggagtttcactctgtagcccaggctggagtacagtggcgatatctcggctcactgcaacctctgcctcctaagttcaagccattctcctgcctcagcctcctgagtagctgggattacgggcacctgccaccactcccagctaatttttgtattttttagtagagatggggtttcgccatgttggccaggctggtctggaactcctgacctcagatgatccgcccacctcggcctcccaaagtgctgggattacaggagtgagccaccgcgcccagccgatgtCGTGCCTCTTTTATAGATGCAGTAACTGAAGCTCACAGGGAAAAAATAGTATGAATATTTGAATTTAGGTCTGTCCAACTGTGGACCTACAAGGAGAACAATCCCAGGACTGAAACAAAATCTGGCACAGTTAAGGGAAAGATCCTGGATACAGCTTGATGCAAACTGCCCTGGAAAGGGTGGAACCATTGCAGGGACAGAAAACTTATGAGTCTTAAATAAGGGGTCACTGGGAATAGAAAGGGTTCTTGAGATCAGAATCTCTAAACACTTaggttagaattttattttttattttttatgtatgtatgtatgtatgtatgtgtgtatttatttatagagacagggtcttgtccaggctgaagtgtagtactgccattatggctcactgcagcctccacctcccaggctcaagcaatactccacctcagcctcccgagtagctaggactacaggctccacaccaccatgcctggctaaatttgttcatttttttttgcagagagggGGTCACagcatgttgcacaggctggtctcaagctcctggacttaagcaatccttccacctcggactcccaaagtgctgggattacagtctaccatgcctggccaggttacaattttaaaagcaaagtaaaaaatCAGGTCATTGAACCCAggtattgattttttgaaaaactttatAGAAAATGTCCTTTTTTGACAGGTTGACATTCTTTACCTCAGCTGTTTGAATTCAGAGATGTGTTCTTTGGTTTAATTATTAAACAATATGATAGAACATTCAGCAACTTAAGTTTGGAGCATGCATCCATTGAGCCACATGATGGCAGTGTTTCCTAATTATTGGGAAAGAATCTGCACGTAAAGACAAGAAAAACAGCTTCTTAAGGAGCAAAACTGTAAACATAAAAGACACAGCATGACTATAGGCAATGGCTCTCCATTGCCTATAGACGGGAAAAATTACATTTCTCTATTTGTACAGGCCTTTTACAATAATCAAAGGTAGACCTAGGTTACCGTTCCAAAccatctcccctctctcccttttgCCAGCCTCCCATCAGCCACTGTCTTCTCTGCTCTGTGGACATGCCTAGCTTTTTCTCACTccttaatttttgcatatgtcaTGCTCTCTGCTTGAAACGTCCTGTTGTTCATGAAGGTTCTGACAGACACACCTTAGGAAAGTGGCCCCACCGGTTtccccagcctggagtgctgtTATGAAAGCCACCAGGGAGGCGGAGCCAGCAGGTCCTCAGCCACCGGGGAGGGCAGGGATCCCGCTTCCTGAGAAGGCTGCTGAAGACTCTGCTCCAAGCTAAACGAATCACTGTCTCCCCATGGTGACGCAGAAATGCAGGGCAGTCAGAGCGAAGACCGGGCCCTCCGCGTCTGGGAGTTGTGCTAAGTGATGCTGCGCACCTTCGCAGGATGCTTACGAAGCCAGAAGGGCATCCCAGAGCCTGGGACTAGGGCTGTGAAAGAGCACATTcctcttctacctcagcctccctatatTCTTAGCAAAACTTGTCATCTTTTGCTCACGGAGGTAAAATAGCACAGAGATTAGGAGAATGGACTCCCAAGCTAGATTTCTTGAGGTTGAATTCCAGCTCTACTGTAGGGTCTATCCCTACGGGGCTTAGCGGGTGTTTTCCCCGTGTGCGGAGATGAGAGATTGTaacaaataaagacacaagacaaagagatagaagaaaagacGCTGGGCCCTGGGAACCACTACCATCAAGacgcggagaccggtagtggccccgaaccACTGGTTGCGCTGATATTTACTGCATACaagacaagggggcagggtaaggagggtgAAATCTTCTAAGTGATTGACAAGGTGCAGCAAGTCACGTGATCACAGGACGGGAGGGCCCTTCCCTTTTAGGTAACCGAAGtagagagagaaggcagcataCGTCAGCGTTTTCTTCTATGCACTGataagaaagatcaaagactttaagactttcactatttCATCTACCGCTCTGTACTACGAActtcaaagaggaaccaggagtacgggaggaacatgaaagtggacaaggagcGTGAGCATTGAAgcacagcaccacagggaggggtTTAGGCCTCCGGATGACTGCGGGGAGGCCTGGATAATATCCAGCCTTCCACAAGAAGCTGCTGGAGCAGAGTattccctgactcctccaaggaaaggagactccTTTTCGCGatctgctaagtaacgggtgtCTTCCCAGGCACTAGCGTTACCgcttgaccaaggagccctcaagcgGCCCTTATGCGAGCGTGACAGAAGGttcacctcttgccttctaggtcacttctcacaatgtcccttcagcacctgacCCTATACCTGCCGGTTATTCCTAGGTTATATTAGTAATGCAACAAGcagtaatattaaaagctaatgattaataatgtctataataatgattgataattgtccatgatcatctctatatctaatttgtattatgactatttttattctattttctttattacactgaaacagtttgtgccttcagtctcttgcctcggcatcTACGTAATCTTTCGCCCACACTCTACCACTTAGTAACTATATGATTATGAGCAAGTGtgactcaacctctctgtgccttggtttcctcatctctacaatGGGGGTAATAACAGCAGCTACCTGATGGgttgttataagaattaaatgagtcaCTGTGAATACACATATAAGTAAGGAGCTTAGAACAGTGCCAAAGTATACGTTAGAGCTCATTGccgctattttctttctttcttttttttttttttttttttgagacagagtcttgctctattgcccaggctggagtgcagtggtacaatctaggttcaccacaacctctgcctcccaggttcaagtgattctccagcctcagcctcccaggtagctgagattacaggtgcccgccaccacactcagctaatttttttgtatttttagtagagacggggtttcaccatatttgccaggctggttttgatctcctgaccttaagtaatccacccacctcagcctcccttagtgctgggattacaggtgtgagccaccgcgctcagcctctATTGCCGCTATTGCTGTGAGTTGAGGAACCTGGCTGGACCCAACAGCACGGCAGCCCTTTCCCACCTGGCTACCTCTGCCAGTGCCTCAAGGTCAAGGCACCACATTGCCCTGGTAAGTTCTCAGTAGAGCCACATGGGTTAGAAAATGTGAATGGCTATAAAGAGATTCAATGgaaatttctgcttttcttctttcttttcccttagcATTTTCCAAAGTTTGTGTGAAAATGCTGCTCTCCCTGCCCTAActctaaaaacaaaagagaaggccgcgtgcagtggctcacacctgtaatcccaacactttgggaggccaaggcaggtggattacctgaggttgggagttcaagaccagcctgaccaacatgaagaaacccggtctctactaaaaatccaaaattagccaggcgtagtggcaggcacctgtaatcccagctactcgggaggctgaggcaggagaattgcttgaacctgggaggcagaggttgccgtgagccgagatagcgccattgcactccagcctgggcaacaagaccaaaactccatctcaaaaataaaaaataaaaataaataaaaaataatagagaagaaaaaagtcaaaataagttttattcattcagtccttcatacaaaatatttatagacAGCTACCGCGTGCCAGGTGCTATGCTTAGGGTTCGGGATACAAACGTGAATAAGATATAGTctctcccctcccagccccacaATCAAATCAGAGGATCATCACATAAAGAAAAGATTTCTCAGCACAAGGACGGGGACACATACACCGTAGAGTGGTGCATGGGAAGAACTGACTCATTCCTCTTAGGACTGCTGGGAGGCTTCACAGAAGAGGAGCCCCTTGGGctgggtcttgaaggatgagtaggagtttgccaGATGGATCTGTGGGCAGGGGCGTTCCAGGCAAAGGAAGCAGCTTGTGGAAAATCACAAAGGCATGAACCAGCTTGGCACATTGTTTATTGTTTGGGGCGCTATAAATAGCCGCTGTGTGGAGAACCGAGCATGTGTAGGAAGATAATGTAGGATTAAGCTGCTGGGCAGAGGGTCCCGTCTGAAAGGCCTTGAAGGCCAGGCTAAGGATATTCCTCCAGAGGCTGATACTACTCCAAAATGTCCAATGAAGTAGCACTCACTCATACTCACTAATAATGGAAGCTGAATACAGAGGAGAGACGAGTCATGCCACAATCAGAGGCGCAA contains the following coding sequences:
- the SLC16A13 gene encoding monocarboxylate transporter 13 isoform X3; its protein translation is MKYPSQDCIPGLWDSKASATFCCWAMRGLLCALSSLRVLNTTSSFLTGSGWALTFAPTLACLSCYFSRRRSLATGLALTGVGLSSFTFAPFFQWLLSHYAWRGSLLLVSALSLHLVACGALLRPPSLAEDPAVGGPRAQLTSLLHHGPFLRYTVALTLINTGYFIPYLHLVSHLQDLDWDPLPAAFLLSVAAISDLVGRVVSGWLGDAVPGPVTRLLMLWTTLTGVSLALFPVAQAPTALVALAVAYGFTSGALAPLAFSVLPELIGTRRIYCGLGLLQMIESIGGLLGPPLSGYLRDVTGNYTASFVVAGAFLLSGSGILLTLPHFFCFSTTTSRPQDLVTEALDTKVPLPKEGLEED
- the SLC16A13 gene encoding monocarboxylate transporter 13 isoform X1, which encodes MARRTEPPDGGWGWVVVLSAFFQSALVFGVLRSFGVFFVEFVAAFEEQAARVSWIASIGIAVQQFGSPVGSALSTKFGPRPVVMTGGILAALGMLLASFATSLTHLYLSIGLLSGSGWALTFAPTLACLSCYFSRRRSLATGLALTGVGLSSFTFAPFFQWLLSHYAWRGSLLLVSALSLHLVACGALLRPPSLAEDPAVGGPRAQLTSLLHHGPFLRYTVALTLINTGYFIPYLHLVSHLQDLDWDPLPAAFLLSVAAISDLVGRVVSGWLGDAVPGPVTRLLMLWTTLTGVSLALFPVAQAPTALVALAVAYGFTSGALAPLAFSVLPELIGTRRIYCGLGLLQMIESIGGLLGPPLSGYLRDVTGNYTASFVVAGAFLLSGSGILLTLPHFFCFSTTTSRPQDLVTEALDTKVPLPKEGLEED
- the SLC16A13 gene encoding monocarboxylate transporter 13 isoform X2, encoding MARRTEPPDGGWGWVVVLSAFFQSALVFGVLRSFGVFFVEFVAAFEEQAARVSWIASIGIAVQQFGSSGWALTFAPTLACLSCYFSRRRSLATGLALTGVGLSSFTFAPFFQWLLSHYAWRGSLLLVSALSLHLVACGALLRPPSLAEDPAVGGPRAQLTSLLHHGPFLRYTVALTLINTGYFIPYLHLVSHLQDLDWDPLPAAFLLSVAAISDLVGRVVSGWLGDAVPGPVTRLLMLWTTLTGVSLALFPVAQAPTALVALAVAYGFTSGALAPLAFSVLPELIGTRRIYCGLGLLQMIESIGGLLGPPLSGYLRDVTGNYTASFVVAGAFLLSGSGILLTLPHFFCFSTTTSRPQDLVTEALDTKVPLPKEGLEED
- the SLC16A11 gene encoding monocarboxylate transporter 11 isoform X1 — protein: MPAPQRKHRRGGFSHRCFPTPQTAMTPQPAGPPDGGWGWVVAAAAFAINGLSYGLLRSLGLAFPDLAEHFDRSAQDTAWISALALAVQQAASPVGSALSTRWGARPVVMVGGVLASLGFVFSAFARGLLHLYLGLGLLAGFGWALVFAPALGTLSRYFSRRRVLAVGLALTGNGASSLLLAPALQLLLDTFGWRGALLLLGAITLHLTPCGALLLPLVLPGEPPAPPRSPLAALGLGLFTRRAFSIFALGTALVGGGYFVPYVHLAPHALDRGLGGYGAALVVAVAAMGDAGARLVCGWLADQGWVPLPRLLAVFGALTGLGLWVVGLVPVVGGEESWGGPLLAAAVAYGLSAGSYAPLVFGVLPGLVGVGGVVQATGLVMMLMSLGGLLGPPLSGFLRDETGDFTASFLLSGSLILSGSFIYIGLPRALPSCGPASPPATPPPERGELLPAPQAVLLSPGGPGSTLDTTC
- the SLC16A11 gene encoding monocarboxylate transporter 11 isoform X2, producing the protein MTPQPAGPPDGGWGWVVAAAAFAINGLSYGLLRSLGLAFPDLAEHFDRSAQDTAWISALALAVQQAASPVGSALSTRWGARPVVMVGGVLASLGFVFSAFARGLLHLYLGLGLLAGFGWALVFAPALGTLSRYFSRRRVLAVGLALTGNGASSLLLAPALQLLLDTFGWRGALLLLGAITLHLTPCGALLLPLVLPGEPPAPPRSPLAALGLGLFTRRAFSIFALGTALVGGGYFVPYVHLAPHALDRGLGGYGAALVVAVAAMGDAGARLVCGWLADQGWVPLPRLLAVFGALTGLGLWVVGLVPVVGGEESWGGPLLAAAVAYGLSAGSYAPLVFGVLPGLVGVGGVVQATGLVMMLMSLGGLLGPPLSGFLRDETGDFTASFLLSGSLILSGSFIYIGLPRALPSCGPASPPATPPPERGELLPAPQAVLLSPGGPGSTLDTTC